From Streptomyces griseorubiginosus, one genomic window encodes:
- a CDS encoding ABC transporter ATP-binding protein → MTDTVSASGLCLRYGGTRALDDVSLRLTPGVTGLLGPNGAGKTTLLRVLATAVPADQGAFTVLGHDPGTSRGRQRVRRSLGYLPQTPGLHPDFSAFEFVDYVAILKELTDRTARHREVRRVLAEVDLGDVRGRRIKKLSGGMRQRVALAAALVGDPGFLVLDEPTVGLDPEQRMRFRELIAQAGEGRTVLLSTHQTEDVAMLCHRVLVMARGRILFEGTPAELTARAAGRVWSSTERAPGAKAGWRTGTGSFRNVGDPPADAELLEPTLEDGYLLTLDDVGAEAAA, encoded by the coding sequence ATGACCGACACCGTCTCCGCCTCCGGGCTCTGTCTCCGGTACGGCGGCACCCGTGCCCTCGACGACGTGTCGCTGCGGCTCACGCCAGGTGTGACCGGGCTGCTCGGGCCCAACGGGGCAGGGAAGACGACCCTGTTGCGGGTGCTCGCCACCGCCGTGCCCGCCGACCAGGGCGCCTTCACCGTGCTCGGCCACGACCCCGGCACCTCGCGCGGCCGCCAGCGGGTCCGCCGCTCGCTCGGCTATCTGCCCCAGACCCCGGGCCTGCACCCGGACTTCAGCGCCTTCGAGTTCGTCGACTACGTGGCGATCCTCAAGGAACTCACCGACCGCACCGCCCGCCACCGCGAGGTGCGGCGGGTGCTGGCGGAGGTCGACCTGGGGGACGTGCGGGGCAGGCGCATCAAGAAGCTGTCCGGCGGGATGCGGCAGCGGGTCGCGCTGGCCGCCGCGCTCGTCGGGGACCCCGGCTTCCTCGTCCTGGACGAGCCGACCGTCGGCCTCGACCCCGAACAGCGCATGCGGTTCCGGGAGTTGATCGCCCAGGCCGGAGAGGGCCGGACGGTCCTGCTGTCCACCCACCAGACCGAGGACGTGGCGATGCTCTGCCACCGCGTCCTGGTCATGGCCCGCGGCCGCATCCTCTTCGAGGGCACCCCCGCCGAACTGACCGCCCGCGCGGCCGGCCGGGTCTGGAGCAGCACGGAACGCGCCCCGGGCGCGAAGGCGGGCTGGCGCACCGGCACCGGCTCCTTCCGCAACGTCGGCGACCCGCCCGCGGACGCCGAGCTCCTCGAACCCACCCTGGAGGACGGCTACTTGCTCACCCTGGACGACGTGGGCGCGGAGGCGGCGGCGTGA
- a CDS encoding ABC transporter permease, which translates to MSVLTETAPDTAVHEEDPRRSWAAVVQLARFEARDLLRYLPVVATLLLYVGWTAWTLFHSEDGMDAFPALQDADRDTQTGPLLLGIALFVCVNRCTLRSRRRGTDRQFDVLVMEPWRRTVAHVLSVVPYAVLTALVVLGEFTRQALRPGAVGHGSPAELAVGPLYVLLCGALGVLLARLVPSVFAAPVAVIGLFVLSVFVSAGTGDAQWSRWLSPVVDETSGSTVLPSDLVGRPAAWHALYLTGLVLLVALGAVLVSGGRGRYVRAGAAGALALTLVGAVAQSGGVSPQLSAARERASVSPQRDQSCVRRDGSTYCAFPEWTGRAGDWARVVDRVRSLAGGTAARQPLLVRQRVEARYGLSGDSAIPPLTTPGQVTVGTRWGGNRVPEFAVGVASVLVTGAESKGGELCDGRVVTVMWLALGGSAHPLADLADARIDDSVTGAATVLAPTDGLSMSAAQTDVVRQLLDRPRAEVTASVKRNWTDLTASGVTTSRVAQLLGVEVPEGAKDCAEE; encoded by the coding sequence GTGAGCGTGCTGACGGAGACGGCGCCCGACACCGCCGTACACGAAGAGGATCCGCGGCGGTCGTGGGCGGCTGTCGTCCAGCTCGCCCGCTTCGAGGCGCGGGACCTGCTGCGCTACCTCCCGGTGGTCGCGACCCTGCTGCTGTACGTCGGCTGGACCGCCTGGACGCTGTTCCACTCCGAGGACGGCATGGACGCCTTCCCGGCCCTCCAGGACGCCGACCGGGACACCCAGACCGGGCCGCTGCTGCTGGGGATCGCCCTGTTCGTGTGCGTCAACCGGTGCACGCTGCGCTCCCGGCGGCGCGGGACCGACCGGCAGTTCGACGTGCTGGTCATGGAGCCGTGGCGGAGGACGGTCGCGCACGTCCTGTCGGTGGTGCCGTACGCGGTCCTCACCGCGCTGGTCGTGCTCGGCGAGTTCACCCGGCAGGCCCTCAGGCCCGGCGCGGTGGGCCACGGCTCGCCGGCCGAACTGGCCGTGGGGCCGCTGTACGTGCTGCTGTGCGGCGCGCTCGGGGTGCTGCTGGCCCGGCTGGTGCCGAGCGTGTTCGCGGCGCCGGTCGCCGTGATCGGTCTCTTCGTCCTGAGCGTGTTCGTCTCCGCGGGCACCGGCGATGCGCAGTGGTCGCGGTGGCTGTCGCCGGTCGTGGACGAGACGAGCGGCTCCACGGTGCTCCCCTCGGACCTCGTCGGCCGCCCGGCGGCCTGGCACGCGCTGTATCTGACGGGCCTGGTCCTGCTGGTGGCGCTCGGCGCGGTGCTGGTGAGCGGGGGCCGCGGGCGGTATGTGCGGGCCGGTGCGGCGGGTGCGCTGGCGCTGACGCTGGTCGGGGCGGTGGCCCAGTCCGGGGGCGTCTCGCCGCAGCTCTCGGCCGCGCGGGAGCGGGCCTCGGTCTCTCCGCAGCGCGACCAGTCGTGCGTGCGGCGGGACGGCTCGACGTACTGCGCCTTCCCCGAGTGGACCGGCCGCGCGGGCGACTGGGCGCGGGTCGTGGACCGCGTCCGGTCCCTGGCCGGGGGTACGGCAGCCCGGCAGCCCCTTCTCGTACGGCAGCGGGTCGAGGCGCGGTACGGGCTGAGCGGCGACTCGGCGATCCCTCCGCTGACCACGCCGGGGCAGGTGACCGTCGGCACCCGTTGGGGCGGCAACCGGGTCCCCGAGTTCGCGGTCGGGGTCGCCTCCGTGCTGGTCACCGGGGCCGAGTCGAAGGGCGGTGAGCTGTGCGACGGGCGGGTGGTCACCGTCATGTGGCTCGCCCTGGGCGGATCCGCCCATCCACTGGCCGACCTCGCGGACGCCCGCATCGACGACAGCGTCACCGGCGCGGCGACGGTGCTCGCCCCGACCGACGGCCTGTCCATGTCGGCCGCCCAGACCGACGTCGTACGTCAACTGCTGGACCGTCCCCGTGCCGAGGTGACGGCGAGCGTGAAGCGGAACTGGACCGACCTGACGGCTTCCGGGGTCACGACGAGCCGGGTGGCACAACTGCTGGGGGTTGAGGTGCCGGAGGGGGCGAAGGATTGTGCCGAGGAGTGA
- a CDS encoding ABC transporter, whose protein sequence is MSRGLVRAVGRTLPWRTVGGGAFVGLLVVGVPRLLVGEMDGWLGLNLLRAAALVFALGLAFLLDDPARQLTTPVPTRRWTRTGLRIALVAPVAAVWWTAALLLVPAQARPPLGPVTLEAGTTAALALAAAAAAVRFTDEPEPGPSVAAGLLTLALLAPALIPSRWDLFVPPEDPSWTAAHVRWAVVLTAAVLAGVACAPEPVRGLRARVVS, encoded by the coding sequence GTGAGCCGTGGGCTCGTCAGGGCCGTGGGGCGCACCTTGCCGTGGCGGACGGTCGGCGGCGGGGCCTTCGTGGGGCTGTTGGTCGTCGGGGTGCCGCGGCTGCTGGTCGGGGAGATGGACGGGTGGCTCGGGCTCAACCTCCTGCGGGCCGCCGCGCTCGTCTTCGCGCTCGGGCTGGCCTTCCTCCTGGACGACCCGGCCCGGCAGCTCACCACCCCCGTACCCACCCGGCGTTGGACCCGGACGGGTCTGCGCATCGCGTTGGTGGCCCCGGTCGCCGCGGTGTGGTGGACGGCCGCGCTGCTCCTCGTGCCGGCACAGGCCCGGCCCCCGCTCGGCCCGGTCACCCTGGAGGCCGGGACCACGGCCGCCCTCGCCCTGGCCGCCGCGGCCGCGGCCGTCCGCTTCACGGACGAACCCGAGCCGGGCCCGTCGGTGGCGGCGGGTCTGCTGACCCTCGCCCTCCTCGCCCCGGCCCTGATCCCGTCCCGCTGGGACCTGTTCGTCCCACCCGAGGACCCCTCCTGGACGGCGGCGCATGTGCGCTGGGCCGTCGTGCTGACGGCGGCCGTCCTTGCCGGGGTGGCCTGTGCGCCGGAGCCGGTGCGTGGGTTGCGGGCGCGGGTGGTGTCGTGA
- the mshD gene encoding mycothiol synthase has protein sequence MTSDDIAHPGTARSIETLTALSPDQTEAVLGLLTEAAQADGQQAVSEQGRLQLRGGGREGVSHLLLYVGDELVGYAQLEDTDPVEAPAAELVVRPGHRGHGHGRALGSALLAASGKRLRVWAHGGHSAARHLAQVLGLTLFRELRQMRRPLAGLELPDPVLPADVTVRAFVPGEDDTAWLAVNAAAFAHHPEQGSLTQRDLDDRKSEPWFDPAGFFLAFREGELVGFHWTKVHAAEQLGEVYVLGVRPGTQGGGLGKALTTIGLRHLAAQGLPTAMLYVDADNKAAVSVYERLGFTTYETDLMYRTET, from the coding sequence ATGACCAGCGACGACATCGCACACCCCGGCACCGCCCGCTCCATCGAGACCCTCACGGCGCTCTCCCCGGACCAGACCGAGGCGGTTCTCGGCCTCCTCACCGAGGCCGCACAGGCCGACGGCCAGCAGGCGGTGTCCGAGCAGGGCCGGCTGCAACTGCGGGGCGGCGGACGCGAGGGCGTGTCCCATCTGCTCCTGTACGTCGGCGACGAACTGGTCGGCTACGCGCAGCTGGAGGACACCGACCCGGTGGAGGCGCCGGCGGCGGAGCTGGTCGTCCGCCCCGGGCACCGCGGCCACGGTCACGGCCGTGCGCTGGGCTCGGCGCTCCTCGCCGCCTCCGGCAAGCGGCTGCGGGTGTGGGCCCACGGCGGCCACAGCGCGGCCCGCCATCTCGCCCAGGTCCTCGGCCTGACCCTCTTCCGCGAGCTACGGCAGATGCGGCGCCCCCTGGCCGGCCTGGAGCTGCCCGACCCGGTGCTGCCCGCCGACGTGACGGTCCGTGCCTTCGTCCCCGGCGAGGACGACACCGCCTGGCTCGCGGTGAACGCGGCCGCGTTCGCCCACCATCCGGAACAGGGCTCCCTGACCCAGCGCGACCTCGACGACCGCAAGTCCGAGCCCTGGTTCGACCCGGCGGGCTTCTTCCTGGCCTTCCGGGAGGGCGAGTTGGTCGGCTTCCACTGGACCAAGGTCCACGCGGCGGAACAGCTCGGCGAGGTCTACGTCCTGGGCGTCCGCCCCGGCACCCAGGGCGGCGGCCTCGGCAAGGCCCTCACCACGATCGGGCTGCGCCACCTGGCCGCGCAGGGGCTGCCCACGGCGATGCTGTACGTCGACGCCGACAACAAGGCGGCGGTGTCGGTGTACGAACGGCTCGGTTTCACGACGTACGAGACGGACCTGATGTACCGCACGGAGACGTGA